From Camelina sativa cultivar DH55 chromosome 7, Cs, whole genome shotgun sequence, one genomic window encodes:
- the LOC104701394 gene encoding sufE-like protein 2, chloroplastic, with translation MNTSSSFKVFASPPLIFSSRPPKSASQNPRFSYQLPRSCPKSIRCMRDSVNLRSSPNAPSALSFATVEAPLGTKTSDKLRILVSEFRSLTEPIDRVKRLLNYAADLAPLDDTARVSANRVTGCTTQVWLEIKMDEFGRMRFKADSDSEISKGFCSCLIWILDGAKPEEVMGLRSEDLSEMNVGVHGKEQSRVNTWQNVLMSMQKRTMSLVDADVAHRGGERPPHHHKHDLLFKYVNGSYMESSKVHHDYSISLLPLYYDFTI, from the coding sequence ATGAACACTTCATCATCGTTCAAGGTCTTTGCTTCTCCTCCTTTGATATTTTCCTCCCGACCACCAAAAAGTGCTTCCCAGAACCCAAGATTCTCTTACCAACTCCCTAGATCTTGTCCTAAATCCATTAGATGCATGCGAGATTCTGTTAATCTCCGTTCCAGTCCGAACGCACCAAGCGCTCTTTCTTTCGCAACGGTTGAAGCTCCCTTGGGGACAAAAACCTCGGACAAGCTTCGCATCCTCGTATCAGAGTTCCGGTCCTTAACCGAACCGATCGACCGAGTGAAACGTCTCTTGAACTACGCGGCCGATCTAGCCCCACTAGATGACACGGCACGCGTCTCGGCCAACCGAGTCACGGGGTGTACGACTCAGGTTTGGTTGGAGATAAAGATGGATGAGTTTGGGAGGATGAGGTTTAAAGCAGACAGTGATTCGGAGATCTCGAAAGGGTTCTGTTCTTGTCTGATCTGGATCCTCGATGGTGCCAAACCAGAGGAAGTGATGGGCTTGAGAAGCGAGGACTTGTCGGAGATGAACGTCGGGGTTCACGGAAAGGAACAGTCAAGAGTCAACACGTGGCAAAACGTGTTGATGAGTATGCAGAAACGGACCATGAGTCTAGTTGATGCTGACGTGGCGCACCGAGGAGGAGAGAGACCACCGCATCATCATAAGCATGATCTCTTATTTAAATACGTTAATGGAAGTTACATGGAATCTTCAAAGGTTCATCATGATTACTCCATTTCGTTGCTCCCCTTGTACTATGATTTCACCATATGA
- the LOC104701393 gene encoding sufE-like protein 2, chloroplastic (The sequence of the model RefSeq protein was modified relative to this genomic sequence to represent the inferred CDS: added 70 bases not found in genome assembly), producing MNTSSSFKVFASPPLIFSSRPPKSASQNPRFSYQLPRSCPKSIRCMRDSVNLRSSPNAPSALSFATVEAPLGTKTSDKLRILVSEFRSLTEPIDRVKRLLNYAADLAPLDDTARVSANRVTGCTTQVWLEIKMDEFGRMRFKADSDSEISKGFCSCLIWILDGAKPEEVMGLRSEDLSEMNVGVHGKEQSRVNTWQNVLMSMQKRTMSLVDADVAHRGGERPPHHHKHDLLFKYVNGSYMESSKVHHDYSISLLPLYYDFTI from the coding sequence GTGCTTCCCAGAACCCAAGATTCTCTTACCAACTCCCTAGATCTTGTCCTAAATCCATTAGATGCATGCGAGATTCTGTTAATCTCCGTTCCAGTCCGAACGCACCAAGCGCTCTTTCTTTCGCAACGGTTGAAGCTCCCTTGGGGACAAAAACCTCGGACAAGCTTCGCATCCTCGTATCAGAGTTCCGGTCCTTAACCGAACCGATCGACCGAGTGAAACGTCTCTTGAACTACGCGGCCGATCTAGCCCCACTAGATGACACGGCACGCGTCTCGGCCAACCGAGTCACGGGGTGTACGACTCAGGTTTGGTTGGAGATAAAGATGGATGAGTTTGGGAGGATGAGGTTTAAAGCAGACAGTGATTCGGAGATCTCGAAAGGGTTCTGTTCTTGTCTGATCTGGATCCTCGATGGTGCCAAACCAGAGGAAGTGATGGGCTTGAGAAGCGAGGACTTGTCGGAGATGAACGTCGGGGTTCACGGAAAGGAACAGTCAAGAGTCAACACGTGGCAAAACGTGTTGATGAGTATGCAGAAACGGACCATGAGTCTAGTTGATGCTGACGTGGCGCACCGAGGAGGAGAGAGACCACCGCATCATCATAAGCATGATCTCTTATTTAAATACGTTAATGGAAGTTACATGGAATCTTCAAAGGTTCATCATGATTACTCCATTTCGTTGCTCCCCTTGTACTATGATTTCACCATATGA
- the LOC104701395 gene encoding probable protein phosphatase 2C 14, producing the protein MSTTTLASGKKKTNLSSPMANTSSPLCSSSPLLMIPKVLPLTMRRKRPTQLDIPDIKPARTEYSIFRDFAHQNDAVSLGGNGFGLVSRKGKKKFMEDSHRVVPCLLGNSKKGFFGVYDGHGGGKAAEFVAENLHKHVLEMMKKNCKEKDEKVEAFKAAYLRTDRDFLEQGVVSGACCVTALIQDQEMIVSNLGDCRAVLCRAGVAEALTADHKAGRDDEKLRIESQGGYVDLHRGAWRVNGTLAVSRSIGDANLKKWVIAEPETRILKLEQDMEFLVLASDGLWDVVSNQDAVDTVLHVLAQRKTPTESEAENLGQGHVNVSPSSKLRRVSLVDSPPVLSPICAKSPSSYNNSENEPPSPHCENGSPLSKLRRTTPVRRMKMDSESSWAKAACKELTNLAMKKGNMDDVTVVIIDLDHYKC; encoded by the exons ATGAGTACTACTACACTCGCCTCtgggaaaaaaaagacaaaccttTCTTCTCCCATGGCTAACACATCATCACCCTTGTGTTCTTCTTCCCCTTTGTTGATGATCCCAAAGGTCTTGCCTTTGACTATGAGGAGGAAGAGACCCACCCAGTTAGATATCCCTGACATTAAACCGGCTCGAACTGAGTActccatattcagagactttgctCACCAAAACGACGCCGTATCTCTTGGTGGTAACGGTTTTGGTCTTGTCTCCAGgaagggaaagaagaagttTATGGAAGATAGTCACAGAGTTGTTCCTTGTTTGCTTGGTAACTCCAAAAAG GGTTTCTTTGGAGTTTATGATGGTCATGGAGGTGGGAAAGCTGCTGAATTTGTGGCTGAGAATTTGCACAAACATGTTcttgagatgatgaagaagaactgTAAGGAGAAGGATGAGAAAGTTGAAGCCTTTAAAGCTGCTTACTTGAGGACTGATCGTGATTTCTTAGAACAG ggtgttgtgagTGGTGCTTGCTGTGTTACTGCTTTGATACAAGATCAGGAGATGATTGTCTCGAATTTGGGAGATTGTAGAGCTGTTTTGTGCAGGGCAGGTGTTGCTGAGGCTCTTACTGCTGATCACAAAGCTGGAAGGGATGATGAAAAGTTAAGAATTGAGAGTCAG GGAGGTTATGTTGATCTTCATCGAGGGGCTTGGAGAGTTAATGGGACACTCGCTGTTTCCAGAAGCATTGGAGATGCAAACTTGAAGAAGTGGGTGATTGCTGAACCTGAAACAAGAATACTCAAATTGGAGCAAGATATGGAGTTTCTTGTCTTAGCTTCTGATGGACTTTGGGATGTGGTCAGTAACCAAGATGCGGTTGACACCGTGCTGCATGTTCTAGCTCAGAGGAAGACGCCTACAGAAAGTGAGGCGGAGAACTTGGGGCAGGGCCATGTCAATGTGAGCCCATCTTCGAAACTCCGTCGTGTTTCGCTGGTCGATTCACCACCAGTTCTGTCTCCAATATGTGCAAAGTCCCCAAGTAGCTACAACAACTCAGAGAATGAACCACCCTCACCCCACTGTGAAAACGGGAGTCCACTTTCAAAGTTACGGAGGACCACACCGGTCAGGCGAATGAAGATGGACTCCGAGTCTTCTTGGGCCAAGGCTGCTTGCAAAGAACTCACTAACCTGGCTATGAAAAAAGGTAACATGGATGATGTTACAGTGGTGATCATAGATCTCGATCACTACAAATGCTGA
- the LOC104701396 gene encoding alpha-L-fucosidase 3-like — MNPIISSLFTLSLLSSFLSLSTSSTHAQQCHFPAIFNFGDSNSDTGGLSAAFGQAGPPHGSSFFGSPAGRYCDGRLVIDFIAECLGLPYLSAFLDSVGSNFSHGANFATAGSPIRALNSTLRQSGFSPFSLDVQFVQFYNFHNRSQTVRSRGGVYKTMLPEADSFSQALYTFDMGQNDLTAGYFANKTVEQVETEVPEIISQFKNAIKNIYGQGGRYFWIHNTGPIGCLAYVIEWFPVKASDFDAHGCVSSLNHLAQQFNHALKQAVIELRASLAEAAISYVDVYSVKHELFLHAQGHGFKRSLISCCGHGGKYNYNKGIGCGMKKTVKGKEIYIGKPCYEPGKAVVWDGVHFTQAANKFIFDKIAPGLSMACHRQ; from the exons ATGAATCCAATCATATCTTCTTTGTTTActctctctttgctttcttCATTCCTCTCACTATCAACATCATCAACGCATGCGCAACAATGTCATTTTCCAGCAATCTTTAACTTTGGTGACTCTAACTCCGACACCGGTGGTCTCTCCGCCGCTTTTGGCCAAGCTGGTCCTCCTCACGGCTCTTCCTTCTTTGGCTCACCCGCCGGAAGATACTGTGACGGTCGCCTCGTCATTGATTTCATAG CGGAATGTCTTGGATTGCCATATCTAAGCGCGTTTCTAGACTCGGTTGGTTCAAACTTCAGCCACGGAGCTAACTTCGCTACTGCGGGGTCTCCCATTAGAGCTCTTAACTCCACTCTACGTCAAAGTGGATTCAGCCCATTCTCACTCGATGTTCAGTTTGTTCAGTTCTACAATTTTCACAACAGATCTCAAACTGTTCGTAGTCGTGGAGGGGTTTACAAGACCATGTTGCCTGAAGCAGACAGCTTCTCACAGGCTTTGTACACGTTTGACATGGGACAGAACGATCTTACTGCAGGTTACTTCGCTAATAAAACCGTGGAACAAGTTGAAACCGAAGTTCCTGAGATCATTAGTCAGTTCAAGAATGCTATCAAG AATATTTATGGACAAGGAGGGAGATACTTCTGGATCCACAACACAGGACCTATTGGTTGTTTAGCGTATGTTATCGAATGGTTTCCGGTTAAAGCATCAGACTTTGATGCACACGGATGTGTCTCTTCCTTGAACCACTTAGCTCAACAGTTCAATCACGCTTTGAAACAAGCAGTGATCGAGCTAAGAGCTTCATTAGCCGAAGCTGCCATCAGTTATGTAGATGTCTACTCTGTCAAGCATGAGTTGTTTCTTCACGCTCAGGGTCATGGTTTCAAGAGATCGTTGATTTCATGTTGTGGACATGGAGGGAAGTATAACTACAACAAGGGCATTGGTTGTGGGATGAAGAAGACTGTGAAAGGTAAAGAGATCTACATTGGAAAGCCGTGCTATGAGCCTGGTAAGGCTGTCGTGTGGGATGGTGTGCACTTCACACAGGCTGCTAACAAATTCATCTTCGATAAGATCGCGCCCGGGTTGAGCATGGCTTGCCACAGGCAGTga